The Vespa velutina chromosome 19, iVesVel2.1, whole genome shotgun sequence region TCTCTGTATACTGCAAAATCTTACGTTTTACCTTACGCGttaattaaacgtttaaaCTTATACACACATGATAAATATGtctagacatatatatatatatatatatatatatatatatataaagaatattaggTCTAAAAAAGTGAAGAGtttgtgtctttttttttttttgatacaaaagaaaatcaagaatttatatcgatagatattgtttattaatatcgaattaaaaatcttcttaacgatatattttcattttaatagaatttattaaatagttctttgataaaataattcgttcgttcagtAAAACTTGACAActttttgattaaattaataatatctaaattacgagatcgttttaataatataagtgTTAAGAGAGTACGAAAATTGGACGGATCGCTAAACGCCGTCAGCGAAAAAGCCGAGGTCGTTCCGTAACGTTTTgcatgtaataaatattaatgcgTTCCACACTCGGTTACGCCGTGAGTATTTGCGATCGGTGAATGCGTCCCGACGCGAGGATAATTGGTATAATAGATGCACCGATCAATTAGGAAGGTTCGCTTtcgtggataaaaaaaaaaaaaaacgtgtctTCGATTAggatagaaaagaggaaagagaatttttatctttttaacttcttcattgaaattaaatttatataatcaatatatatatttatctgatattttttattaatttttttttttttttttttttaatagaaaatatataagagaatttttaaaagaagatatatataaaaatatactttcgatcttctaaatatattatttctattaaatatatcatacatttttctttgtcttttccttCGCAAACTTGACCGACATGTTTATCGTGAGAACGcttaaatagaataaagacATTTCAAATGTTACGTAAAACTCggaattgaaatgaaaatccgataataaataatgttaagtAATTGTATACATGcattaaaaacaaagagagagagagagagagagagagagagaatcgaatgGAAAAATACACGCCATCGCTCGAGTGGCCATTTTTCACCGGCCATAGCGACGAAATATTCTAATCCAGCATTTCGAACAGTTAGAAAGGGGGATCCTCGTTGGCGCTCGCCTATTGGCCGCCTAAATCCATGGCCATGTTTAGTCGGCCGGGCCCCTCCTGTTTAGAAGGGCCTGACGTCACAACGAGCGACGGCTTTCCGAAGGCCATGCGTCACGAAGCACCACTATTACCAATAACAAGCCTttaaaaatgatgattttttttttcaatatcttacctccccttttccttctctttcttttttccttttataaacttttttattattcactttttattaacactttatttcttttcttttctttctttctttctttctttatttatttatcctttaacAATCCTTGACAAtcatttcgatttatttaaaaataattttttcaaaagttaaAAGAACATAATCTAACATTGagtttttttaaataagaataaaaaatttacaaagcaTTACGCAAGTATTATAAAagttcttaaaaaagaaattaaacgaattaaacGCAAATATGAATGTTCCCaaagagaattaaatattataaaagagaacGTTGGATTGTGATTTTACGTATTTATCTACGTCGATCACATTGTAAGATCGAAGAAACATGAATAGTTAGGCGTCCTATAGCGTAATTAAAGTCGAGTCGTGGTCGAGTGGTAGTTTCTGACATCGTTTCGGCCAAGGATTTATTCGTAAATAGGACTTTCTAATTAGAAATACGGCGTGAAAGATCGCGGAATAAtgttccctctctttctatctttttctatctctttcctactccctctctctctctctctctctctctctctctctcccttttttctcttgcaaACCCTGAAGAACTAGTCTCGTCTTCTATCTTAGTTATTTAATGAAACGTCATTAGTCGAGCGAATGGTTGGATGTTTCGTGCGCATATATGCGTATGAGACGTATTCGTAAGCTCGACGATGGTTTCgagtaagtaattaatttgtcTTTATCCTTTGTCTCTttccacacatacacatacacgtacacacacacgcgcactctctctctctctctctctctatatatatatatatatatatatatatatatgaattatattactattactttcGTTTCCGGACTGTAGAGATATTAATACACAtcgtattacatttttcgattatttaggCCAAGgctcataaaaataaattattgttttttttttctttttttttgttttttaattttccccCATTCCTATTTCCGATctcatttatctattataattaaatccaCAAAAAGTTATATCCGTATTCTCTGGGCaatgtcaaattttttttaggcTCGGGATTACTTAATcaactacttttttttttttttacctgtaTTCAAacaattctatttattaatatgaagtatatatgaaagtaataagtttatccttctctctctctctctttacatccatttatctatattCATTCGTGTTTGTTATTAAAGTTTGAAAGAAAGccatgagagaagaaaaggaaaaaaggaaaaaaagtaaaaaaagagaaaataagttgTCGAAAGAACGTGTTTATTTGTATTGCAGTTTGCCGTGTAGCTATTCGATGTCGTATctcgaaggaaaatattttttttttttttttctttttgtacaaATCGCCGCGGGAGTGTCGCAGAGCCTTAAGGTCGCGGTTCTCGGCTCGGCTCCACTcgactcgttcgttcgttcgtagcCATTGAATTCCGATCTCACGTGTATACGCTACGTCTAACTCGGCTCTAATCCGCGCCACGTACAACATACTCCGTGCCTCCTCCGTGAGAATTCTCTCCTAACGCGTTATACTTACAAGTACGATGTTATAACGGTCgaacgaataattttctacgCTCGCTCGTACGGTGCTTTCGCGAATTACGATAAGTGTAGTACGCTTGCATCTTGGgatggagagagatagatcCAGAGATAGAGCATAGAGATGgttagataaagagaaaaacattatttatttccataggctttaacgataaaaagagagaaagagagagagagagagaaagagagagagagagagagagagagagagaaattatagagtaatatatatgtaaaaaatattatagcaaTAGtgttaaaaatagaatattagagttttattaaatgtagatgtgaaagatagatggatataatataaatattagagagagaaagaggaggaaaatattataatatgttaaaaggaatattaaaataaatataaattatagagtagtgtataatcgttatttagaatattaataagagGATATTAGCTAAAGTCTACGGAGTTTACGAGACAgacaatgagagagagaaagagagaaagagagagagagagagagagagagagagagagagagaaaacaaaaaaattttgcaaaacgcaaaaagaagataaaaataaaaataaaacattattataatattactaatactaGCTATATATCAAAATCATCAAAGAAAAACACCAAGGTGATATTAGATaaatcctaaaaaaaaaaaaaaaaaaaaaagaacattgatgatgaaaaataaaagaaaagatttctcCAGAGATGAAATTCCTTtgaaatagaataattttgaattacGTAGATACCTAACCGGTCCCtcattgaataaatttcatttgcaATCTTACGTAAAGTGTTATTCATGTAACGAAGGAATATTCAAGTTTTTCTGAAAATTTATCCGAACGCGCCCATTTGTGAATCTATTTCAGACGATGAGCTCGTGTTCGACTATTCGCTCGTGGAAAATTTCGCGGACACCGACGATATCGATCACCCGTGCAACGTTTGGCTCGTTTCAAGccgatagattttttttttctttctttttcccttttttatttccttttttattaacatcgtAATCGCGTATCTAATCGCATACTGCCGATATCTCCGATTATAGGTATTTTCGTTTTGTCTTCCGATAGAGGAGACCACGCGACCATCAttcgagaatagaaaaaaaaaatctacgaaCGAACAGATCTATCGTGATTCGACGATAACTTCGATAACCCTGATAAGAGTTTTTTAAGAGGCCAAATATTCTCTAAAAATGTGGTAACAAATGATTAGGGCTAAAAGAAATCGTTCGAGAACAATCGATGATTActacagaaaaaaagacattGAGCATTGTTATCAAAGTTCTACGTcgataggaaaaagaaggaacaattATCAATCGAAACTcgtcgaaaaattaaaatcaaaacaaaaatctaattgaaaaatataatactttcaaAAAATCTAACACTTTTTAATGATAACGGGAGGAAACTGTGGAAAGATCGATTGCTATAAACcagataaaattttttggtATACCTAATATCTAATACTCATTacaagagtatatatatatatatatatatatatatatatggtattgGATGCGTGAACGAATATAAGATTATAGATATGTAAGAATAATCATTCGAATGCAATTATCCTAACCGGCGTGCGGCGACTCGCCGGCGAGTAGGAAATTGTTCGCAGCTTACTTTCAAACGTGGTCGATGCCTTCAAGGTTCTTAAAACCATTGCTAATACATTCCAATCGTTTGctcgaaagatagagagaggttCGGAGAGACGGTTTTAGCATTAGAATTTACAAGGACAACTCTAGTCAAGCCTGTGCGCTCTCTGAGCTCGAACAAGATACTCGATCGTCGACTGTCGCTGGATCCGTCTGATCGAggcttttcatttttccttgaAATTCCGCAAAATCTTCTAATACTTACGATTAGAGTAATATCTTCGTTAACAAACTGTAtcgtttcgaaaatatatatcacactaaattcaattttatttattattattattattattattattattattacgaatagaTTACTACATTCAACTCCATCATctttagaataattatatagatctagaaagaaataatcgaaaaattcaaTCGAGTAATAGATCAATACATTTttgatctatttattttagttattttaCACCTGATTAAtgacaaaaagatatatatatttcttttttgtttttttaaagaaagcatatattaaaattacattaattttctttcatctcatCTTACATTCAATATTGATTCATAGAATGTAAGATTCATATGAAGAGACAATAGAATCATTCGAGTGATTGTATTCTAAACATTGATTGCTTAACGAACTCACCTAATTCGTTTCGCTAAAAAGAATCTATTGTAACTACAATTCATAGCCGTTTAAAAACGACCCTTATTACCATTAGAGACATAGTACCTGTTTATCTTTGTTTATTGCAACATTAACTGCAATTAGTTGGACGTGAGAATAAGctgatatttctatttctttttcacgcgTATCTACAATGTCTTATCGGTTTACTTGCGACGAGTATTCGTCCGATAAGGTGAatcgaagaatgaaagagaaacagagggaaaaagagagagagaaagagagaaagagaaagaaagagacagacaaggaaaagagatgtaaataatagtataaatagaaatgtagtagtatatatatacatatatatgtgtgtgtacaatatatatatatatatatatgtatagtacaTGTACACAAGGAAAAccaaaacataaataaaaaacacgtTCAAAGATCGTTTTCTGTCGTTTTCTGTCGTTTCCTGTCtgagaatttaattaacgttCACCTTTTTGTAATCTATCTTTTATCCTTATCAACAaacgatatatttcatattcctGCACTTGTATTTAACTAAACCAACCGGAGTgtgtcgtttatttttatgaaattatgtaaattttatcgaataaaagattagaaaaatgtttctacattctttaaaaatatttaattaaaatacgtcatcgattataacaaattgttaaccACGTTTACATGTAATTATTGACTTTCGTGAACGAAATTTGACAAttacggaaaaaaaagaaaaaaaaaaaaaaaaaaaaagaaaaaatcaatttattgtTCGTTCGTTACGTTATTACAAACGATccagtaatatttttaataaccaTCTCTCCCGTCGGATCCATCGGggaaggtgaaaaaaaaaaaaaaaaaagaaaaaagagagagagagagagagagagagagaaaaaagaaaacagaaaaaaggaaaaaaaaaaaaagaatcgaacgtggcgttattaaaattacctTCATTTTTGTATCGAAACGACAAAGTGCGGATAATAAATAGAGGTGGTTCGTAATAAACGCGAAAAATCCATCGATAAAACTGGTTATTGAAGCGGCATGCGCTCGCCAAATCATCGAATCGGTTATACCgtatatttttcgattaatttgatAGCACTTGGCCAACGTCGCGTTGATTCGAGCGTTTATTTCGCATGACgacgatatataataacaacaataacaatcgGCGGTCCGAATGTTTGTTTTACTAAACgtgccaattttttttttctttccttttttttttttttttttttctttttttttttcttattaataataaataaatcataaataaaaggtTTTCCCCAAATTTTCATCAACGAAATGTCAGAATGATTtgattaaaaacattttacgtgagatttattaaaaaaaaaaaaaaaaaaaaaaaaaaaaaaagaaaaaagagagaaagaaaaaaaatggggaaaaaaaggaagaaaagatttaaataaaaaaaaaaaaaaaaaaaaaaaaaaaaaaaaagaaaaaaaaaagcaaaaaaggggaaaaaaaaggaaagaaaaaaagaaaggaaaaaaaaagaaaaagagagaaaaatgattgtAATTCTATACAATGTTTGATATCTTAGGCATATCAGATTTCATTCTTAAGCACATAAGATctcgaatatatgtatatcgaaacGTATTCGATTTCGCGTCTCGCCTTCGATCTTACGCCGGTGAGTTAACTGCAAATACAAACTGCTTCACTCGTGGATTAGAAAATGTCACGAATCCGGTTGCGACtgtgttcttcttcttcgaagaaagaagaaggagaagagatcCGTTCGTCGAGTCTAGTCGTTGTGGTTTTCGGTCCTTTCCGAGATCCGTTCGACCGGCTTTCGATCGTCGATCTTTCGGGAAAGAATTcgattagaaagagagggggagagagagggagagagagagagatgtaccaaaatattcaaatatttgtcgatcgtattttaaacgtttcttaattatttcctatttaaacgaattttataagaaaacaaaaaaaaacaaaaaaaaaacaaaaaaaagaaaaaaaagtaccaTCAACGTATTTtgtcttatattatatttaaaacataattgggaataatttcaatgaaggATGATTATTTAATTGGAATAAAAAGATTGATTTATCACTTGTAAATAgatccgatcgatcgaaataaaaaaaagaaacgattaaaaagagaaatattatattttataataattttacattgtaTTTCGATGGATAGTCGATAAATACAGATCGATGATAAAACGCAAGTACTTATGTACGATCGATCACATCGAGGATTCTCATCACGGATTAGAAAATGCGTCTCGATCGAGTTCgcggaagagagaaggagaaaagagaactcGATGCTAGTCgatgaaaaagaggaggacgaGATGAAGGAAGAGAGACGGGAGAGTAAAGGATGGTGTCTCGTGTTCACGGATTTCGGTCGCTTCGATTGGCCGACCGGTTTCGAGAGTCCCCGATCGTGATTGGGTCCTCGCGACGAAGACgccgacgaagacgacgacgcgGACGTCTTCCTCGAGAAGGCGAACGCGATTGCGGTCGGTCTCTGGTCTCTTCTAAACCGGTCGTCGTAAAAACACGGCCTGGCCTTGGTGAGACCGCCATTTTAGAACGTTCTAACATTTGACGGTAGAGAAGACTTCGACAGGCCGCCTAATAAGCGATTCTTAATCTATTATTCATCACTACGAAGGAAATGGAGTGTtagtagagagagatagagatagatagagagagagagagagagagagacgaaagatTCTTCGAGAGTGACATGCAAATCATTTTCCATCTCTGTCCATCTCTTTCCGATAATCCAatatctctcctttttctcctcattACTTCATCTCTTGTTCTAATCACATACTTTGGAAGCATaacaaatacatttattatttttcttctttttctttatttttttttctttcttttctctttttttttcttttttttctcttttttcttgaataaatTCGAGATATTACTACGATCATtcatttaatgtaaaattgatcgatcaaaAGTCGAAACGACTAACAACGTGTTTTTAATGCAAAGCTTTATTGTTCGCTACTAATGAATTCAACGAACGAACCAACGCTCAGTAACAGACTTAATTCGATAACAAagcgaatgagagagagaaagagatagagagagagagagagagagaagagcttGAATTCGtagatgttttatttttatcgttgttataacgagtatttatttatgccaattctaatttgttttttattgcaCATCAcaatctctttccttcttgagTAGATTGtgaaaatgttagaaaataaataaaagattcacTTTGTGGATATATTAGGGGAaccgaaaagtaatgtcgtttctgagCATGtcaatatttgattgtgattaaaaataaaaacttgttaaaaatttattcgtttgaagtttaatttaagaaagcgacattacttttcggtcCCCTTAATATATTACGAGAATGTGTTGAaagtatcgatttttttttaaatataattatattagtccctttaagaaaatcgaaaacgtgatatttttatttgattatttatgcacattgtcaaatattattgttgtaagCAGAAGACTAAGAAtttatcgatctctctctctctctctccctctccctctctctttctttctctctctctctctctctctctctctctctgcttctgCCGTACAGCTAAAGGAAGGACGATAcgagagggaagagaagaataaatcgATGGTCGAGAAtcctgaaaagaaaaacgatcggTGAAGCGAAGGGCTAGCAATGGTGGGGGGTACATAGGGCCCGGTTTTTATCGTACACGACCGGTCGCCGATGCGCTTTTCGTAGAATCGCGATAAACGGCGCCGCCTGAAATATCTGATTTAATTGCGTCGAGATTGTAAAGGAGACAAAGATCGGCGGCACCGGTCTCGCTTAATTGCCCGATCCGCACCGTCTTCTCCGATTCCTTAGACTTCTTCGACCGTACGAGTCTTCGAATCGTGGAAAGTCCAAGACAAGATCGCAATACCGATGTGAATTCgctaaaagagaaatacaattttaacGATACGATTATTCCttactcttttatatatatatatatatatatatatatatatatatatatatatatatatatataaaagaaaaatcttagaTACACGTTTCAGAATCTCTTAGAATACCtattaaatttctaatctaatctaatgTTCACATTTTCGATTAATGAtcctattattaaaataatttaaattagattAAAGTAGACGATCATAAGGATaacgtattttattatacaaaatctATATAACGTTGGATACTCGAATTATATcagttaattttctttttgaacgaTTTTCGTCGTGCTatctagaattttttttctttttttttcttctttttttttcttttttttttttaagaaaaactCGTCGAACGCAGTAAAATCGGATACGAAgcgaaaaaataaactatCGCTGTGCGAGCATCTTATGCCATAAGTACGAGGAGGATACAATGTCGACTAGGATCTATAATAAACGGGCAAGATCTCTTGACGCTTAGAATCCTTGGGGAGGAATCCGAGAAGGACGTCGTTGGAGGAAGCCCGTTAAAATTTCACGAGCAGCTCTCGCGCCAGAGAgactcgtaaaaaaaattgaatccaTCGATCCTTCGTCCATCGTTTTCCCACTCCTCCATCCTTCTGCCACCTTTTTTACTGTCCGCGTTGCGACACTTGGCGGAAACTGCAATATTCTGCAATATTTTGTGTCTTGAATTGTCGTCTTGTCTAagcgaaatgattttttttttttttcttgtttccccAACAAAAGatattcatccttttttttttttattatttccttgtaatatttaataagcgTGGATTTTCTAAAACGCATTGTTATCTTTACAaacgtgaataaaaaaaaaaaaaaaacaaagaaaaatcatttaaactcgtatatttttattcgaaagttttcatcgttttagaaatattagatCTCTCCTATAGATTAGGCAATCATATTCGTATcgtcgaaaaagaaacgagtcTGTTACGGTTAATGCGTTTGAACAAAGAATAGAAACGGTCAAGCCAGAAGAGGACGCCCCGGCATCATCGGCGATACCGGTCCAGGTGCGAGCTCGCCAGTCAGTCGCAGTATTTAGGACAAGGTCATAAGGTTCCGCGCTACCCAAGCCGAAGCCAAGACACCGTCAGTGCTCGCGTCCGCTGCACTTTCACTTTGACTTTACGCTGCAGCGTGCATTCGCAAATTCTAACTCGGCGGACTCCTCCGTTCCGTTTCCCCTTTTCCATTCGATCGCCTGCGATTTAcgcatacatatttcttttcgtcaaAGATCTTCATCTtataataagttttttttctctctctatataatattttataatcgtatCTATCGTTACAAAAAATTAGCAAAGTTGATACTCTCATAAGAAACGATAGAATTGTCCGAATGCTTAATCTCatgtaatatctatttttcgtttatacgTATAATGTTATTTGATATTGTATTTGCTTATGCGAAAAGAAGATgataatagataaagagaaaaagaggggcggggagggggggggggtagaGCAAAAAAACAAACGGTGACAGGTCGAACGCTAATGCGCGACTACCACGCAACTAAGACATAAACTCACCGTTTAAAACACCCGACGGAGATTGATTCGAGTCGTTCGATAGAGAAGGCCATTCGACGTGCATAAACCTGGAAATAAtgaagacaaaataaaaaaaaaaaaaaagaaaaaaagaagtcacTGGAAAATCTTTCATATTCGTCAATCGATAAatggacaaagaaaaaagtcaagaaaaaaaaaaaaaaaagaagaaaaagaaaataatttatctcttACTCTCAAAAGTTTTATTGGAGCGAGAACGAGACGACGTTAAACGGAAGGAGCAAGGTGCAAATTTTAATTACCGTTCTCGATTGGTAGGTAGACTCAACGCAATAATGATCACGGCACGTTACCATGAGAAATGCCTTCTTGAGAAGGAGCGAACGTTCGAGCCTACTACTCTACGATGGTGACGCGAGTCGGCAATTGTCAAAGGTCAAAGATGTCGAAGTCGAGCGGAGTTAGTTTAACGACTAACGGCGAACGAGTCGACTATCAACGATTCAAAGAGTTTACTATTCGAATCGATTTTCGAGGTCGATTTGATACTCGACAAAAGTATCTTGTTGAAATCGATAAT contains the following coding sequences:
- the LOC124955851 gene encoding uncharacterized protein LOC124955851 encodes the protein MVTCRDHYCVESTYQSRTVYARRMAFSIERLESISVGCFKREFTSVLRSCLGLSTIRRLVRSKKSKESEKTVRIGQLSETGAADLCLLYNLDAIKSDISGGAVYRDSTKSASATGRVR